The window TCTTTACATTAATCCTTTTCTCACATTCCTCAAACTTCTGAAGCCCAAATGTGAGTCATAATGTGAGACACGTTCCAGACTAAGGATTCCCTGTTCAACATAGGGCCCAATTCATCTGCTACTGAAGACAGTGGGAGCCTATATACTGACTTTTAGAggaattggatcaggcccacagatgAACAAACATGAGGGATAGTGATGACATAAATAATGAACTTGTATCCTTTAAAGGGGAGAAAAGTCCTTTAATTGCTAAAAGGCCGTTGGGCTCTTTTTTACCTCAGAAAGGGTCTTGTGCAGCAGTGAGTTCTGGTTTTTCAGTCTCTGGGCTTCATCCACAACCAGAGCAGCCCAGTTAAAactgtaaaataaattaatagaaaATACTGTTTGTGATGTtacagtctatatgattttataaaaacgtgctaatgagtgaatataatgtaactggaatatgcttcatgcaaaaggtctcctgtaaggtatcattacaaaatttacaatctactgagtgtgttcaccctatttttataaatgtatcacttttgtatctaaaactagaaatatgaaatataactctgagggcctcttgtaattatgcaaagtgtgggccattaatggtggtttggaatcttgatggctcccatcaaccaggacaatagaCTGAATGTCTGTGTTTGgaggcaagccttcctgtgagttaggctgggaggaatgaaggcttggggtctgtgagggtatggctacacttgcagctgtacaatgctgggagttaaaccttcttcatacagctgagtagggaaagcgctgcagtctgtccacagtGACAGCTGCCAGCACACTGTCGTGGTCATATTTGCAGcattgcagcgctgttgggagtggtgcattatgggcagctatcccagtgttcaagtggctgcaatgtgtttttcaaaaaggggggtggggtggagtatgACAGGGAGAGTGGTGGGAGaaagtgtcggctccaaaaatccactctatGGGCtcggctacactggagagttgcagcgctggtgatggggttacagcgctgcaacttactctgtgtccacacttgcaaagcacggccagtgcaGCAactctctggctgcagcactggctgtacacctggtctgcttggggtgtaacaattccagcgctggtgatgcagcgctgctcatcaagtgtggccagcaaaagcgcttttattggcctccagggtattaggaggtatcccagaatgcctgttcagccactctgctcattgtttcgcacgccactgccctgggctcaggtgacccgccctttaaatgccccgggaattttaaaaatccccttcctgtttgctcagccaggtgtggagtgcaatcaatcaatcaatcactgaccatgcctccacgccccaaacgagccccagcatggaacacttctgagctgcaggacctcatcagtgtttggggtgaggaagctgtgcagtcacagctgcgctccagccggagaaattatgatacctatgggcagatatcaaagtccatgctgcaaaggggccatgaatgggacgTGGTGCAGttcagggttaaagtaaaggagccgcggagtgcctattgcaaagcccgtgagggaaaccgccgctcaggtgctgcccccatgacctgccgtttttacaaggagctggatgcgatacttgggggtgaccccactgctaatccgaggaccacgatggacagttcagagcagggagaggagggggagggggagggtgtagaggaaactgagagtgaggctactgaggtggtgggagacaccccggagtcccaggaggcatgcagccaggagctcttctcaagccaggaggaagctagccagtcgcagcagctggaacttgttggtgaagaagcagcagaggagcgggttcccggtaagcagattttatttttaggatggaactgttttgggagaggagggtgggggttatggctgtctgcatgcatgcctagatgtggaatagcccattgatgtagtctatcacatcgcggtaatcggcctcggtaatctcttcaaaagtttcaggcagagcgtgggcaatgcgcttgcacaagtttatagggagagccactgtggtccttgtcccagtcaggctaacgcatccaCGTCACTGTGCCGTGagaggtggggggaccattgctgcacacaggcaagctgcatagggaccagggcggaatccacactgctgtagaagaccctcccactcttcccaggtaacccgcagcagcgaaatatctggcaggataaaatcccgtggaaaatgtagggatagtgttcagtgcaggtcccccccccccagctgctctctgctttccccaatgcacagaaatcccagtgagccctgactcaagcagctccccttcccaggtgagctgcGGCAGCAACATGGCTTCATTaatcactcattccccattactcaccatgtcttcgctgctgtggcctctctgtgctatgtttgctatgtgtaaatgatgctacaaatagtctacaaactccttcactgtgattataaacaatgtagcctctgcaataaatgtttctatttctgtttcttttaagtgtccttgaatcctccagcCCCATCACAGCTTGCTGAAAGGCTACATAacttgaggaggaaaccaagaaaaagcaaagaagatttggtgaaagcagttatgaatcagtatgccagagagaataagaggctgcaggactggagagagaaaatgcatcagtggagggaaacacaaagcaggagaaaggaattggctaccaagaaaagcacaaagcggctgataagcctcctggcgtgccaaacggactgtacgcagtcactcgtagccatgcaggcagatcactaccgtgctaacctccccccacatcccaaagctctctcccttgtaccccactgtttgctcaaaacccccttctccagcatcctggttcttaccaccaccagctgcccccaacacctgtacgttcacctaccagccctgagaactacgacccttaccctaatGCACTCAACcctcatcaccatgcagcatattaatcctgaagtgcagcagacattgcacagcactccaggcaggacatattcaaacctctgactgtacagttcaccaccctaccccgctgcccttttatgtactgtattattaataaatgatttcttggcttttaaaacagtttttattattgcagaaagtgaaatatactgtaccccaagggaaaaacaggcactgcaaatcattgtaaccactgcacttcactcccatgcaaggcaccaaacattactgtaggctttcagcctcaaattgctcccttaaggcatccctaatccttgcagccctgtgctgggcctctccagtagccctgctctctggcggtgcaaattcagcctccaggtgttgaaccttggaggtccattcctcactgaatgtttcacccttcccttcacaaatattatggagggtacagcatgcggatataaccgcagggatgctgctttcccccaagtctagcttcccataaagacatctccagcgcccttttaaacggccaaaagcacactccacagtcattcggcactggctcagcctgtagttgaaccggtccttgctcctgtcaagcttccccgtatacggtttcatgagccatggcattaacgggtaagcggggtctccaaggatcacaacgggcatttcgacgtcccctactgtgatcttgcagtctgggaaaaaagtcccggcctgcagcttcctgaacaggccactgttccgaaagatgcgtgcatcatgcacttttccaggccatcctgtgtaaatgtcaatgaaacgcccacggtgatccacaagcacttggagaaccacagagaaataccccttccgattaatgtactcggatgctaggtggggtggtgccagaataggaatatgcatcccatctattgcccctccacagttagggaaactcatttgtgcaaagccatccagaatgtcctgcacgttccccagagtcacggttctacttagcaggatgtgattaatggccctgcaaacttgcatcaacacgattccaacggtcgactttcccactccaaactggttcgtgaccgatcagtagctgtctggagttgccagcttccagattgcaatagccacccgcttctccactgacagggcagctctcaatctcgtgtccttgcaccacagggtgggggcgagctcagcacacagtcccatgaaagtggcttttctcatccgaaagttctgcagccactgttcgtcatcccagacttgcaggacgatgtgatcccaccactcagtgcttgtttcccgagcccaaaggtggcATTCCACGGTGCTCAGCATGttcgttactgccacaagcaatttattgtcaCGCACATCAGGCGAATCGATATCGTCGGACtcttcactgtcactttggaactgaaggaatagctcaactaccaaacgtgatgtgctggtgacattcatcagcaaagtcctcagcagctcaggctccatttctaacagaaatcgtgctgcagactctcaatggcgccaaactgctgggatgtgtagcgatgcaccacggggcgttgggacaggaagcggaatgacccgcacccttccgtccccttcccacaacccacagcgccaaaatgggatgaggtgctctatgggatagctgcccacaatgcaccactcccaacagcgctgcaaatgctgcaaatgcggccacactgcagcgctggtaactgtcagtgtggccacactgcagtgctttccctacacagctgtaagaagacagctgtaactcccagcgctgtacaactgtaagtgtagccatacccaatgtcagcaccctgccttgcaagttccgacccctctccctcctccacctctctctaactcactgaaagcaaacagcagctgtttgtttttttcctcacagaccagataagcaacccATCCCGGAAACGGACCCGGGCCgactctctcttcaagcaaacattagctgtgggcgttccaaagggaccCCCCCTGCCTctactcattcacagcaaacactagctgtgtttgttttttttgataaGTAGCTCccggagcccggagttcacaacaaaacaaagacaggCATCACAACAAAAGGAGAGGAATCTTcccttaaaaggattatggggagtTTCCGGAGGTCAATCACTGCGTAATaaggtgtcatagtataattcccaaatctgaaccttagcgtccaaaatatgggtactagcatgaatccctctaagcttaattaccagcttagatctgataggctgccaccagtcaggacttaggtagagcgcctgatagactctgatctccccaaaccctttcctggggacccccaagacccagattccttgagtctcaaaacaaaggggaataaaccattttccttccccctcctttctttctcccagctctttcccgctctgggtaccctaggagaccaccgtgattcaattccttgaatcaccccttccccctcccttcttcccaggAGAGAGGTACAGAGATAAATgccgagagcaggtttttcttccctcctcccaccaattccctggtgagtgcagactcccttccctggagtcttacaaaagataaccaaaaaaaatcaattagattctaaaaaaaaaagaggaaaacttcaataaagaaggaaaaacataaaaactgtctctgtaatcaagatggtaaatatacaagGTTTttctagcttatagacaatagaaagaagctttctccagcagaaacacaatttaagctacttccagcaagtacacatctgcaaataagaaaacaagttaaaagactataaccgccttttttacttactaactattctgaatagataagagactgtagcagggagattggcagaaatctGGCTGCACCTCTAGTACCGTCCAGGACCCCGAGAGAacaacacacaaacccaaaacccataaacaaaagcttccctccacccagatttgaaagtatcttgtttcctgattggtcctctggtcaggtgtttgggtccctgtttgttaactctttacaggtaaaagagacattaacccttaactatctgtttatgacataaggtTACTCCCCGTTTACACTGGAGCACCAGCATCTCAGCCACTCCGCAGCAGCTGTTAATCCTCTTGGGGAGGtagagtacctgcagcgctgtagccacggagatacagagctgtatgtgccttgccagtgtggatggggagtgagttacagcactgtGGGCAGCTTTATTaagctgtaactctcaagtgcaGCCAAggccttacagtgacatgtgatcatgtcacctgaactggaattgttctttaacctggtgcttctCCAGTGAGGAGGGCGTGGGAACCCAgaggaacaaaggattcctgccttatgcaaaagatagataagtgggtggaacagaacagaggGGAGCCATCacgaggaatcccctagctaccacctgagctggaacaagagctgtaccagggggaTGGACTGTGCCCAGATTAGGAAGGCATCTAGTCTGCGAAAGAAACgtactgaaacatctctgaggatgagatcttatctgtattcagtttcttactgtattagacatagacttgggtgttttattttattttgcttggtaattcactttgttctgtctcttactacttgaaaccacttaaatcttactttctgtatttaataaaatcactttttacttattaattaacccagcgtATGTATCGGGGGgaagggcaaacagctgtgcatatctctctatcagtgttacagagggtgaacaatttatgagtttactctgtataagctttatacagggtaaaacggatttatttgggtttagaccccattggaagttgggcatctgagtgttaaagacaagaacacctctgttagctgctttcagttaagcctatagctgttaggggacgtgattcagacctgggtctgagtTTGCAGCAGGCTGGTGAGTCTGGCTTAAAGCAGggagggcactgaagtcctaagctgacagagcaggaaagcaggggcagaagcagtcttggcacatcaggtggcagttcccaaggggggttctgtgatccaactcgtCACAcggtttcatttaaaattcaaataaTTCTTGTCAATGTGAAAAGGTCTATCTCAGCTGTGTCTCTCTACATCTGTACTGGAGATGGCCCTCAACCAAGACCCAGGATCTAAAATCCCCTGAATattgagggagagggggaaatcaGATCTTCATCTAACATTTGCCACTCGTGCGTTTCTTGGTGTCATAGATGCCTCATAGCAATCTATATTTCAAGTTGTAAAACCTTTTCCATTCACCCCTCTCGTTTTCCATCACTCATAACTTTCTGCAACAGTCACCTTTCAAGCCTGAAACTTCCCAGGACTGTGTGTCTGCCCAAAGATTAACTTTTGGGGACAAAATGAAGGTGGGGACATGTGGAAACAGTTCAGCTGCTTttgaaggaataaaaaaaaaattacactttttTCCATTACAAACAAATATTCCTGTGAGTTATTTTTGAACAGCTGGGGGAGAGGCCGGACATTTCACAGGGAAACAGACTTGACTGAGATGTACATCACAGCCTTGTTATGgaggaaggtggctttccactTGGCCAAGTGAGCCTTTGAAAATCATGTGCTGAAGATATGCAGTATATCATTTGTTTTGCTAAGCTTGTAAAGCACACTCTTAAGGCAGGGTGCACTGCATTCCTACCCACCTTTATAAAGTGCTccgagatctacagatgaaaacgcgtgaagtattattattattagccatATTTTTCAGACGGAACAATTCAGGCTCAAAGAATCTGAGTGACATTTCTTGGAGGCACTGAGGACTCATGGGTTAAGCACTGGCTTCAGAATCAAGAGACTGGTCCTGAGGCTGACATTTATGTGATAacaggcaaatcacttaaccccCCTGACAGTCTTTACTCTACATACTGTGCTGATGGTGTAAAGTACACAAAACAATATGGAATTAAGCAGAAAGTCATTTGGAACTAAGAGGACTGAATGCATTCTCCgcggttttattttttttacaatatacacAAAATGTTTCACGGTGTGTTAACTACCAGCTCAAGACATGGATTCTACCATGATGTGTTCATGAAGCTTGTATCTTGTCTCTAGCAGTGGCTAATACTTGGTGTTCCAGAGGAGCCCCATCGTACACCTGACTGGTTGTGAATTGAGGTTGAAGGAATGGGGTTGGGCAGTTGTTTTTTGTGTCCTACTGAGTCCCTGAAGCATTCATCAGATTGGATTGCCTCCAGAATTCATAACTAAGTGTTTGTATTATAAGGCATCAGCATTATTATTATAAGATAGCCAAACCCCTTCCCAGTACAAGTACAGCCTTATGTAAAATCTTCTGTGATCATGACAGAAATATCTGCCACTGATTGGTTACACTAATAAAATACAGATCTCACCAGAAGGTGAGATAACTACTCAAAGAGCAGGATCTGCTGGACTGGCATGTGATGTGATACAGTTTAGGTTATGGTCCTGTCATGTGTCCACCGTATGATAATGCAATTCACTTTTGTCAAAGTTTGTACCTATAATCtaaaccagcagttctcaacccacatgcggcccaattagcacacagctgtggcccagctgtgtgctaaaggctgcCTGGCCTGCACAGcggggtcaggggtcagggctGCCGCCCGGCCCCACACAGCAGAGTCCAAGGTCCCTGCTGCCCACTCCAGcacctggggctctgctcctggctccactctgtggaggggtctctgggctggggacaCTAGGCATAGGGGacatatgcggcccacaatgataaataggttgagaaccactgatctaaaccaATGAATCCACTTTTACCAGACTGTTAATCTATGTACTAAAATAACCTGGGAGCAAAAATCCATTCACTCCTTTTACACCGGTTATGTGTGACCAGTGTACAATATTTCCTATTTCATCTGCTTGAAAATTGTTCTTTTACAggcgagggggcggggggaggggggaaatctgcTCATGTACAATGTGCCTGAACATAAAAAGATCCTTCACTAAAAGTTTCTAGAAGAAAAATTCTAATAATCAAAGAAGAGTGTCAATGGCTCATGTGAAACAACAGAGATGTGACCTCATATCAATGCGCCTACACAAACTGTTGACAGACTTATTGTATAAaccctaataaaataaaaataaactcacAATTTTAGAAACGCTCCATCTTTCAGGCAAATCTGTAATCAAACACAATCAGTGTTACACACAATGCCTTATAGTTATATAGCACCTCTGAACAGGACATATCCTGAAGTTATTTACTAATATAACAAACTGATATATAAACAGTTCACAGACAAGGATCACTTCACCAATCCTTGAACTACAGCTGCTTCTTGAGTGGAATATGGCAGCTACTTAACAGCACATAACAAGACTACACAACAGAATAGGAGAGAAAGTGAAAGAAAATTGAAATTGCAGGAAGAATTTAGAGGATGGAACATAATTAATGGAGTTCCAATTCGGCCTAGACACTCAAACTGCTCTTATGGAAAGAGCCCTGGGATCTATAATGACCACAAGTTGCCAGGAACTTAGTTTTGGG of the Gopherus flavomarginatus isolate rGopFla2 chromosome 1, rGopFla2.mat.asm, whole genome shotgun sequence genome contains:
- the LOC127054551 gene encoding zinc finger and SCAN domain-containing protein 29-like, which codes for MPPRPKRAPAWNTSELQDLISVWGEEAVQSQLRSSRRNYDTYGQISKSMLQRGHEWDVVQFRVKVKEPRSAYCKAREGNRRSGAAPMTCRFYKELDAILGGDPTANPRTTMDSSEQGEEGEGEGVEETESEATEVVGDTPESQEACSQELFSSQEEASQSQQLELVGEEAAEERVPVSLNPPAPSQLAERLHNLRRKPRKSKEDLVKAVMNQYARENKRLQDWREKMHQWRETQSRRKELATKKSTKRLISLLACQTDCTQSLVAMQADHYRANLPPHPKALSLVPHCLLKTPFSSILVLTTTSCPQHLYVHLPALRTTTLTLMHSTLITMQHINPEVQQTLHSTPGRTYSNL